Proteins encoded within one genomic window of Eurosta solidaginis isolate ZX-2024a chromosome 1, ASM4086904v1, whole genome shotgun sequence:
- the LOC137241497 gene encoding uncharacterized protein: MPESDVTKMKVADLKRELKLRGLATTGNKTELQDRLQTALLDGDISLEDSAITNEDALLDDDAALTDEEDTPIAADENELLKSPTSTPTASELASPLNEVKASVADATDAVAVKTVAASPKKIILKRKTSYTSDDGGKTAAAGEVGTGASATTKENTEPPKEKVLKMSERNPITVVDLTNETDGGKKIVQLTQMERLELRAKKFGISKNTATTTPTATGPATPATVKPKVNAKISDIGGGAIIDDAKQIEILKKRAERFGCVVSSKMAQIDAAEKLQKRKERFGAGNGTTVVVSPVSGVGVTKGSDVWAEKARARLERFKNTPTLPTTTITTGKKVDISATGGGDVGSELAEDVDAKKESTTIVTTAAAPPASSASPPASVAGN; encoded by the exons ATGCCTGAATCAGACGTAACTAAAATGAAG GTGGCCGATTTAAAGCGTGAACTTAAATTACGTGGCCTCGCTACCACAGGCAATAAAACGGAACTTCAAGACCGCCTACAAACTGCGCTACTTGACGGTGACATATCGTTGGAAGATTCGGCTATCACAAATGAAGATGCTCTGCTTGATGATGACGCCGCATTGACAGATGAGGAAGATACACCAATCGCTGCTGATGAAAATGAATTGCTAAAAAGCCCAACTAGTACACCAACAGCATCTGAATTGGCATCCCCATTGAATGAGGTCAAGGCGAGTGTTGCTGATGCCACAGATGCCGTCGCTGTCAAAACAGTTGCAGCTAGccctaaaaaaattatattaaaacgtAAAACATCATATACAAGTGATGATGGCGGCAAAACTGCAGCTGCTGGGGAAGTAGGCACAGGCGCTTCGGCCACAACAAAAGAGAATACAGAGCCACCaaaagaaaaagttttaaaaatgagtgaacgCAATCCGATTACGGTAGTCGATCTTACAAATGAGACAGACGGTGGCAAAAAAATCGTACAATTAACTCAAATGGAACGTTTAGAATTGCGTGCCAAAAAATTTGGTATAAGTAAAAATACAGCAACAACTACCCCAACTGCAACAGGGCCAGCAACACCAGCAACTGTTAAACCAAAAGTTAATGCTAAAATCAGTGATATTGGAGGCGGTGCCATAATCGATGATGCCAAACAAATTGAAATACTTAAGAAGCGTGCGGAACGCTTTGGTTGCGTGGTTTCTTCAAAAATGGCACAAATCGATGCTGCAGAAAAATTGCAGAAACGTAAAGAACGTTTTGGTGCGGGGAATGGCACTACTGTGGTAGTATCCCCCGTTAGTGGTGTTGGTGTAACAAAAGGCAGTGATGTATGGGCAGAAAAGGCGCGAGCACGCTTGGAACGCTTCAAAAATACTCCTACGTTACCAACGACCACAATTACAACTGGTAAAAAAGTTGATATATCAGCGACTGGTGGTGGTGATGTTGGCTCCGAACTTGCGGAAGACGTCGATGCAAAAAAAGAATCAACAACAATAGTCACAACAGCAGCAGCACCACCTGCATCATCAGCTTCACCACCAGCTTCAGTAGCTGGTAattaa